The genomic stretch GCTCAGGGCCAGCGCGAGGCGGCCCCCCACCGCCTCCGGCGTGACGGTGGCCGTGAGGGTCAGCGACAGGTTCGCCACGTCCGGCGTCCAGCGCACGTTCAGCAGCCGCGCGGCGGGCACCCGCTCGAGCCACACGGTCTGCCAGATGCCGCTCGTGCGCGGGTACCAGATGGCGTGCCCGGTGCCCTCCGGGTACCAGTCCTGCTTGCCGCGCGGCTGGCCCATGGCGGCGTGGTCGTCGGCAGCGCGGACGTCCACGCGCACGTCCGGCCCCTCCAGCGCGTCCGTGATGTCCAGCGTGAAGGGCGTGTACCCCCCGTGGTGCCCGCCGACAAAGGAGCCGTTCACCCACACCCGCGCCTCCCAGTCGACCGCGCCGAAGTGCAGCAGCACGCGCTCCCCTTCACCGGGCACCTCGTCGTCCGTCAGGGTGAACGCGCGGCGGTACCACGTGACCGGATGCGGCATGGGATCACCGATGCCGCTGCGGGGCGATTCCGGCGCGTACGGCACGGTGATCTGCCGGTCGAAGGTCACGGCGGCGGGCGTGCGGACGTCCGTGAACGCGCACGCCCACGCGCCGTTCAGGTCGCGCCATGCGGCGCGTTTCAGCTGGGGTCGGGGGTAGGTCATCGGGGCTCCTTGGGATGAATCAGCGGACGGTCTCGCGCAGCCACACGCGCATGGGCGTCGGCTCGCGGTTGTCCCACACGGCGTACGGAATGGCAGTCAGGCGGGTGGGGTGGGTGGATGGAGGTGCCGCGGAGTACAGGTCGTCGCCTCCCACCGTGTCGGCCACGGCGTCGCCCTCGATGATGGTCACGCCGCCCAGCAGTTCCGGGTCGAAGCGCGCGCTCAGGGCCAAGCCCCGCGGGAGGCTCAGGGCGTGCAGGTCGGCGTCCTGATCCAGCCCCTCGGCGCAGTACACGAGCGGGCCGTACTCCAGCGCGACCAGCCCGGCGTCCTGCCGCACGGCGGGGTGCGCGTACGTGCGGCGCGGCACCAGGGGCAGGGTGAGGTCGAGGCGGTCGCCGCTGCGCCACTCGCGCGTGACCACCGCGTAGCCCTGCTGCGGGGTCGCGTCCACGGCCTCGCCGTTCACGGTCAGGGTGGCGCCCTGTGCCCATGAGGGAATCCGCAGGCGCACGGTGAAGGTCGCGGGGGCGTCCAGTTCCACGCTCAGGTGGATGTCGCCGCGCCACGGGTACGCGCCCTCCTGCGTCAGCGTGAGGCGGTGCCCGGCCACGTCCGTTCTCAGGGTGCTGCTGGCGTACAGGTTCACGGTGACCTCGCGGGCACTGACGGCGTACACGTACTCGCCCAGCGACGCGAGGATCCGCGCGAGGTTCGGCGGGCAGCACGGGCACGCGTGCCACGCCCAGCGGCGGTGCGTGCCGTCGGACTCCAGCGGGTTCTCGTACAGGAAGGCGTCGCCGGACAGCGACACGCCGCTCAGGACGGTGTTGTACAGGGCGCGTTCCATGACGTCCGCGTACGCCCCGTCGCCCGTCAGGGCGGCCATGCGCCGCGCCCAGAACGCGAGGCCCACCGACGCGCACGTCTCCGCGTAGGCGGTGTCGTTGGGGAGGTCGTAGGGGCGCGTCATGCCCTCGTTGCTCGCGGACGGCCCCAGGCCCCCGGTCACGTACAGGCTGTGGCGGGTCAGGTCGGCCCAAAGGCGCTCGCACGCGGCGCGCAGGGCGGCGTCCCCGTCGGCGGCGGCGAGGTCGGCCATCGCGGCGTACAGGTACATGGCGCGCACGGCGTGGCCCACGACCTGCGTCTGCTCGCGCACCGGCACGTGCGCCTGCATGTACTCGTACGTGCCCGCCCAGAAGTCCCGCGGGTCGTCGCCGCGCGCGAGGGCCTCGGTCTCGAAGTAGTTGGGCAGGGCTCCGCGCTGGTTCAGGAAGTAACGGGCGAAGTCCAGGTGCTCGCGCCGCCCGGTCACGTGGTACAGGCGCAGCAGGGCGAGCTCGATCTCCTCGTGGCCGGGGTAGCCGGGGCGCTGGCCGGGGCCGGTGCCGTACACGCCCGCCAGGAAACGCGCGTAGCGTTCCACGACGTCCAGCAGCGACGTCTTCCCCGTCGCCTGGTGGTGCGTGACCGCCGCCTCGATCAGGTGCCCGGCGTTGTACAGCTCGTGCCAGTCGCGCTCGTTCGTCAGTTTCTTCCCGGGCTCGATGGCGGTGAAGTACGTGTTCAGGTACCCGTCCGGCTGCTGCGCCCCCGCGATCCGCTCGACGACATCGTCGATCTGCGCGTCCAGCGCCGCGTCCGGGTGCGTCACCAGGGACGCGCTGGCCGCCTCGATCCACTTGGCGACGTCGCTGTCCCACCACATCTGCGGCGTGACGTGGTGGGTCTTCGGAATCGTGATGCCTTTCTTCGCGTACTCGGGCAGGTCGTACGCGTCGAGCGCCCCGACCTCCTGCAGCTTCGCGTACAGGGCGGGCAGCGTGTGGGCGCGGTTCGCCTCCAGACGCGGCGACCAGAACGCGTCGTGGAGCCGCACCTGCGTCAGGGCGGGCGGCCGGGCCGGCTCGGTGGCCGTCACGGTTCGAGCACCACCTTGATGGCGTCGTCCCGGTAGGCGGCGAGCATCTCGAACGCGGGCCGCACCTGGGACAGCGGGAGGGTGTGCGTGACGATGGCGGTCACGTCGATGCGCCCGGAGCGCACGTACTCAATGGCGCGCGGGTAGATGTGCCCCATGCGCCGCGACAGCTTGATGGTCAGCCCCTTGCGCCGCACGAGCGAGCCCGTCAGCGTGAACTCGTCCCCGTCGGGAATGCCGACCAGGATGACCTTCCCGCCGATCCGCGCGGCCTCGGTGGCGTGGCGCGGCCCCAGGGGACTGGTGGTGGCCTCCACGACCACGTCCGCCCCGCGCGTGGGCGTGTCCTGCACCGCCGCGAGGTAGCTGGGCACGTCCGGGTACGCGGCGGTCGCGCCGAGGGACAGCGCCTTCTCGCGCCGGTACGCGAGCGGGTCGATCACGCTGAGGGTCAGCGCCCCGCTGATCCGCGCGAGCATCAGCACGTACAGACCGATGGTGCCCGCGCCCAGGATGGCGAGGTGCGTGCCGGGCCGGAGCTTCGCGAGGTCGAGGGCGTGCATGGCGACGCCCAGCGGTTCCAGCAGGGCGGCCTGCGCGGCCGTGAAGCCGTCGGGCACCGGGTACACGCTGCTGGCGGGCACGGCGATGTACTGCGCCATCGCACCCGCGTACGGGGGCGCACCCACGAAGACCATGTTCGGGCAGAGATGGTGGTTGCCCTCATGGCACCAGAAGCAGTGCCCGCACGGCTGCGCCGGATCGACGGCGACCAGCGTGCCGTCCGGCAGGCCGTGCGCCGCGCCGCTGCCCTCGACCACCGTGCCCGCGAACTCGTGGCCGGGCGTGAAGGCCCCCGCCACGACCGCCGATCCGATCTTCCCCTCGTGCCAGTAGTGCAGGTCGCTGCCGCAGATGGAATTCGCGCCCACGCGGATCAGCACGTCGCCGGGGCCGGGCACGGGCTTGAGGATCTCCCCGACTTCGATGTGGTGGTCGCCCTGCATGATCGCGGCGGTCTGCATGGACATGCTAATTCCCCCCGTTCGGCAGCGCGCCCAGGTCGGGCCAGCCGTCCGCGTCCCACGTCAGGGGCGCGGTCTGGAAGTGGCTCACGCCGTTCTCGTCGCCGTCGTAGTAGTGGTACACGAGCCGCTGCTGCGCGCCGTCCGTGTACACCTCCTGCCCGCCGGGGCCGATGTATCTGCCCTTCGTGGCCTGCACCTGCGTGCCGCCGCCCCCCATCATCGGGACGCCCTCGCGGTCGGTGTACGGCCCAGTGATGGCCGCAGATCGCCCGACCATGATGCGGTACGTGCTGTCCAGGCCCGCGCAGCAGCGGTCGAAGGACACGAACAGGTAGAAGTATTTCCCGTGCCGGACGATGGTGGCGGCCTCGACCGCGCCGCCCCCGCGCGAGGCGAGGTCGTACTGCTTCGTGCCCCTGAGCTTTCCGCTGACCGGGTCGAGTTCCCGCAGCTTGACGCCCGTCCAGTACGACCCGAGCACCAGCCACGCCTTTCCATCCGGCGTGTCCAGGCGGTACGCGTCGATGGCGTTGAAGGTGTCGGACTTCTTCGTGGTCAGGACGGGCCCGCGGTCGACCCAGCCGCGTTCCGGGTGCATCGGGTCGAGCTTCGCGTTCGTGTAGAGGCCGATCACGCTGGTGTTCTCGCCGAACACGGACGCCGCGTAGTACAGGTACGTGGTGCCGCCGCGCACGGAGAGCGTGGGGGCCCACAGGTTCGGGGGCTGCGTGCCGATCTGGTCGTAGATCCAGTCGGGAATGCGGACGCCCAGCGTGCCCGCGTCCGCCCACGTGATGCCGTCGGGCGACGTCCGCAGGCGCAGGGTGCCGCCGTCCACGTTCTCCAGGCCGGTGCCCATGGCGACGTAGCGGGAGCCGACCCTCAGCACCGTGGGGTCGTGCAGCCGCGTGTCGCCCTTCAGGGCGGGCTGCATGATCGGGCCTCCCCCGCCGGCGAGGGCGGCGGACGTCAGGAGCAGCGCGGCCAGGAGCCTGATTCTCATTACGCCCGCAGCCCCTGCGCGAGCACGTAGTACAGGTCGTTCAGGCGCAGGTTCTGGCGGAAGTCGCGCAATTCGGTCTTCGCGTCGATGACCGCGAGTTCCACGCCGGCCATGCCCGCGAAGTCCTCGATCATCTCGGTCGTCACGGCGGTCGAGTACCCGGTGTGGTGCGCGCCGCCGGCGTAGATCCACGCGGCGCACGCGGTCTTGAAGTCCGGGCGGCACTCCCACACGGCCCGCGCGACCGGCAGCTTCGGCAGCGCCGGGTGCTCCACGGAGTCCACCTCGTTCACGATGAAGCGGAAGCGGCTCCCCAGGTCGATCAGGGACACGTTGATGGCCGCGCCCTGCTGGGCGTCGAACACGAGCCGCACCGGGTCGTCCTTCCCGCCGATCCCCAGGGGATGCACCTCCAGCCGGGGCTTGCCGTCCGCGATGGTCGGGCAGACCTCCAGCATGTGCGAGCCGAGCACCTGATGTTTTCCCGGTTCCAGGTGGTAGGTGTAGTCCTCCATGAAGCTCGTGCCGCCGCCCAATCCGTGGGCCATGACCTTCATGGCGCGCACCAGGGCGGGGGTCTTCCAGTCGCCCTCGCCGCCGAAGCCGTAGCCCTCGGCCATCAGGCGCTGCGTGGCGAGCCCCGGGAGCTGCGTCAGGCCGTGCAGATCCTCGAAGGAGTCCGTGAAGCCCCGGTAGCCGCCGTCTTGCAGGAAGGCCCGCATGCCCGCCTCGATGCGCGCGCCGTCCAGCAGCGACTGGTGCCGGTCGCCGCCGGGGCGGAGCTCCTCGGCCACGTCGTACTCGGTCAGGTAGGTCTGAATCAGAGCGTCCACGTCGGCATCGCTCGCGGCATCGATCCGGGCCGCCAGATCGCCGATGCCGTGGGTGTTCACGCTGAAGCCGAACTTCATCTCGGCGCTGACCTTGTCGCCGTCGGTCACGGCCACGTTGCGCATGTTGTCGCCGAAGCGCACGAACTTCGCGCCCTGCCAGTCGGCCCACGCCCACGCGGCGCGCGACCACGCGCCCAGGCGGGCGTGCACGTCCGGGTCGCTCCAGTGCCCGACCACGACCTTGCGTTCCAGTCGCAGCCGGGTGTGCAGGAAGCCCGCCTCGCGGTCGCCGTGCGCGGACTGGTTGAGGTTCATGTAGTCCATGTCGATGGACGCCCACGGCAGCTCGCGCTCGAACTGCGTGTGCAGGTGCACGAAGGGCTTCTTCAGGCTGCCCAGGCCGCCGATCCACATCTTCGCGGGGCTGAAGGTGTGCATCCACAGGATCAGGCCCGCGCACGTCGGGTCGGCATCAGCCTGCCGGCACAGCGCACGGATCTCCTCGGCGGTCGTCATCACCCCCTTGGCGACGACTTCCAGGGGAATGTCGCTGCTGGCGTCCAGCGCGGCGGCGATCTGCTCCGCGTGGTCGGCGACCTGCGCGAGCGGTTCCGGGCCGTACAGGTGCTGCGAGCCGCACACGAACCA from Deinococcus sp. AB2017081 encodes the following:
- a CDS encoding glycoside hydrolase family 127 protein, with amino-acid sequence MTATEPARPPALTQVRLHDAFWSPRLEANRAHTLPALYAKLQEVGALDAYDLPEYAKKGITIPKTHHVTPQMWWDSDVAKWIEAASASLVTHPDAALDAQIDDVVERIAGAQQPDGYLNTYFTAIEPGKKLTNERDWHELYNAGHLIEAAVTHHQATGKTSLLDVVERYARFLAGVYGTGPGQRPGYPGHEEIELALLRLYHVTGRREHLDFARYFLNQRGALPNYFETEALARGDDPRDFWAGTYEYMQAHVPVREQTQVVGHAVRAMYLYAAMADLAAADGDAALRAACERLWADLTRHSLYVTGGLGPSASNEGMTRPYDLPNDTAYAETCASVGLAFWARRMAALTGDGAYADVMERALYNTVLSGVSLSGDAFLYENPLESDGTHRRWAWHACPCCPPNLARILASLGEYVYAVSAREVTVNLYASSTLRTDVAGHRLTLTQEGAYPWRGDIHLSVELDAPATFTVRLRIPSWAQGATLTVNGEAVDATPQQGYAVVTREWRSGDRLDLTLPLVPRRTYAHPAVRQDAGLVALEYGPLVYCAEGLDQDADLHALSLPRGLALSARFDPELLGGVTIIEGDAVADTVGGDDLYSAAPPSTHPTRLTAIPYAVWDNREPTPMRVWLRETVR
- a CDS encoding zinc-dependent alcohol dehydrogenase: MSMQTAAIMQGDHHIEVGEILKPVPGPGDVLIRVGANSICGSDLHYWHEGKIGSAVVAGAFTPGHEFAGTVVEGSGAAHGLPDGTLVAVDPAQPCGHCFWCHEGNHHLCPNMVFVGAPPYAGAMAQYIAVPASSVYPVPDGFTAAQAALLEPLGVAMHALDLAKLRPGTHLAILGAGTIGLYVLMLARISGALTLSVIDPLAYRREKALSLGATAAYPDVPSYLAAVQDTPTRGADVVVEATTSPLGPRHATEAARIGGKVILVGIPDGDEFTLTGSLVRRKGLTIKLSRRMGHIYPRAIEYVRSGRIDVTAIVTHTLPLSQVRPAFEMLAAYRDDAIKVVLEP
- a CDS encoding arabinan endo-1,5-alpha-L-arabinosidase; this encodes MRIRLLAALLLTSAALAGGGGPIMQPALKGDTRLHDPTVLRVGSRYVAMGTGLENVDGGTLRLRTSPDGITWADAGTLGVRIPDWIYDQIGTQPPNLWAPTLSVRGGTTYLYYAASVFGENTSVIGLYTNAKLDPMHPERGWVDRGPVLTTKKSDTFNAIDAYRLDTPDGKAWLVLGSYWTGVKLRELDPVSGKLRGTKQYDLASRGGGAVEAATIVRHGKYFYLFVSFDRCCAGLDSTYRIMVGRSAAITGPYTDREGVPMMGGGGTQVQATKGRYIGPGGQEVYTDGAQQRLVYHYYDGDENGVSHFQTAPLTWDADGWPDLGALPNGGN
- the araA gene encoding L-arabinose isomerase, encoding MIYLDTPQLWFVCGSQHLYGPEPLAQVADHAEQIAAALDASSDIPLEVVAKGVMTTAEEIRALCRQADADPTCAGLILWMHTFSPAKMWIGGLGSLKKPFVHLHTQFERELPWASIDMDYMNLNQSAHGDREAGFLHTRLRLERKVVVGHWSDPDVHARLGAWSRAAWAWADWQGAKFVRFGDNMRNVAVTDGDKVSAEMKFGFSVNTHGIGDLAARIDAASDADVDALIQTYLTEYDVAEELRPGGDRHQSLLDGARIEAGMRAFLQDGGYRGFTDSFEDLHGLTQLPGLATQRLMAEGYGFGGEGDWKTPALVRAMKVMAHGLGGGTSFMEDYTYHLEPGKHQVLGSHMLEVCPTIADGKPRLEVHPLGIGGKDDPVRLVFDAQQGAAINVSLIDLGSRFRFIVNEVDSVEHPALPKLPVARAVWECRPDFKTACAAWIYAGGAHHTGYSTAVTTEMIEDFAGMAGVELAVIDAKTELRDFRQNLRLNDLYYVLAQGLRA